The nucleotide window CGCCGCTAACGATCCGGAATCCGGGTCGAACGGCGGCGGCAGCAGGACCTAACGACGGCGGGAGCCGGGGTTTCGTACGGAACCCCCGGCTCCCGCCGTCGTTAGCTTGGTTGGCTGCTTGGACGGCGATGGTTGGCTGGGGATCTAGACTGCAATGATGGAACTTCGCAGCGAACATATCAGCGACAGGCCCGCGATCCTGGAATTGACCGGCCGTGCTTTCGCCTCCGAGGAAGGGTCCAACCCGCCGGTCGAGGTTGCACTGCTGGACGAGTTGTTCGAATGCGACGGCTATCTGCCCGGGCTCTCGATCGTTGCCGTCGATGCGGGCAAGGTTGTCGGGCATTCCATCACCACGCGCGGTTTTATCGGGCATCAGCCGGCGCTCGGATTGGGCCCGATTTCTGTCCTGCCCGAACGTCAGCGGCAGGGAATCGGGGCGGCGCT belongs to Arthrobacter crystallopoietes and includes:
- a CDS encoding GNAT family N-acetyltransferase — its product is MELRSEHISDRPAILELTGRAFASEEGSNPPVEVALLDELFECDGYLPGLSIVAVDAGKVVGHSITTRGFIGHQPALGLGPISVLPERQRQGIGAALLEETRLRAKGMGESVIVLLGHTSYYPRFGYRPASELGIQAPDSKWGDYFMALPLGGSEVPAGTFRYAEPFARL